Proteins from one Staphylococcus saprophyticus subsp. saprophyticus ATCC 15305 = NCTC 7292 genomic window:
- a CDS encoding 5-formyltetrahydrofolate cyclo-ligase yields the protein MDKKLLRKKHIELMKSFMLNKQEKQRADQFLANQFFNTDEYRTASRIGIVLSMPHEVNTYTLIQQMLDDGKQVFVPETNYQLREMSFKHIDDLKHIDKDAKGINHINTKTEISNELDLLVVPGVAFNDSGYRIGYGGGYFDKFISTYNQLTMSLIYDFQLSDFKVETHDQPVEKLIIATTR from the coding sequence ATGGATAAAAAATTATTGAGAAAAAAACATATTGAATTAATGAAATCTTTTATGTTAAACAAACAGGAAAAACAACGAGCAGATCAGTTTTTAGCTAATCAATTTTTTAATACCGATGAATACCGCACTGCTTCTCGTATAGGTATTGTATTATCCATGCCACACGAAGTTAATACATATACTTTGATTCAACAGATGCTAGACGATGGTAAACAAGTATTTGTACCTGAAACAAATTACCAATTGCGTGAAATGTCTTTTAAACATATTGACGATTTAAAGCATATTGATAAAGATGCTAAAGGGATAAATCATATAAATACAAAGACTGAAATATCCAATGAATTAGATTTATTAGTTGTTCCTGGGGTAGCTTTTAATGATAGTGGCTATAGAATTGGTTATGGTGGCGGTTACTTTGATAAATTTATCAGTACATATAATCAACTAACGATGAGTTTAATTTATGATTTTCAATTAAGTGACTTTAAAGTTGAAACACATGATCAACCTGTAGAAAAACTAATCATAGCGACAACAAGATAA
- the gcvT gene encoding glycine cleavage system aminomethyltransferase GcvT — protein sequence MSNELKKTPLYQTFVDSGAKIVEFGGWAMPVQFSSIKEEHNAVRTEMGLFDVSHMGEIIIKGSDASNLVQYLLSNDTDNVTTHKAQYTALCNEQGGIIDDLITYKLEENVYLLVVNAGNTEKDFEWMYEKAKAFDAEVINVSTEYGQLAIQGPKARDLVQQYVNIDVSEMKPFEFEQNVEFFGKNVILSQSGYTGEDGFEIYCNADDAPYLWDEILKNDVTPCGLGARDTLRLEAGLPLHGQDLSETITPYEAGIAFAAKPLIEADFIGKSVLKDQKENGSKRRTVGLEMIDKGIPRTGYEVYDLDGNQIGEITSGTQSPLTGKSIGLALINRDAFEMGKEVVVQVRKRQVKAKIVKKNQISK from the coding sequence ATGTCCAATGAACTTAAAAAAACACCACTATATCAAACTTTTGTAGATAGTGGGGCTAAAATCGTAGAATTTGGTGGATGGGCTATGCCAGTCCAATTTTCTAGTATTAAAGAAGAACATAATGCAGTTAGAACTGAAATGGGTTTATTTGACGTAAGTCATATGGGAGAAATTATCATAAAAGGTTCAGATGCTTCTAATTTAGTACAGTATTTGCTTTCAAATGATACTGACAATGTAACAACGCATAAAGCGCAGTATACAGCTTTATGTAATGAACAAGGTGGCATCATTGATGATTTAATTACTTATAAATTAGAAGAAAATGTTTATCTTTTAGTTGTTAATGCTGGAAATACTGAAAAAGATTTTGAGTGGATGTACGAAAAAGCTAAAGCATTTGATGCTGAAGTTATTAATGTATCAACTGAATATGGTCAACTAGCTATACAAGGGCCAAAAGCACGTGATTTAGTCCAACAATATGTAAATATTGATGTATCTGAAATGAAACCATTTGAATTTGAACAAAACGTTGAATTCTTTGGTAAAAATGTAATACTGTCACAGTCTGGATACACAGGTGAAGATGGATTTGAAATATACTGTAATGCAGACGATGCACCATATTTGTGGGATGAAATTCTAAAAAATGATGTGACACCATGCGGTTTAGGTGCTAGAGACACATTAAGATTAGAAGCTGGACTGCCATTACACGGTCAAGATTTAAGCGAAACAATCACACCATATGAAGCGGGTATAGCATTTGCTGCAAAACCATTAATAGAAGCCGATTTTATTGGTAAATCAGTACTAAAAGATCAAAAAGAGAATGGTTCTAAACGAAGAACAGTAGGATTAGAAATGATCGACAAAGGTATTCCAAGAACAGGGTATGAAGTATATGATTTAGACGGTAATCAAATTGGAGAAATTACTTCAGGTACGCAATCACCTTTAACTGGTAAATCAATTGGACTAGCCCTAATCAATCGAGATGCTTTTGAAATGGGAAAAGAAGTTGTTGTACAGGTTAGAAAAAGACAAGTTAAAGCTAAAATTGTTAAAAAAAATCAGATTAGTAAATAA
- a CDS encoding MBL fold metallo-hydrolase, producing MKISSLTLGLVDTNAYFIENETNVLLVDPASDSDLIIKKLNQINKPLSAILLTHAHFDHIGALDAIVEKYQVPVYMHKAEFDFLTDTQKNGSEKFKQYGLPQVISSVTPQSLTEGQTNIANFEFNVLHMPGHSPGSLTFVFKDFAVVGDTLFKQGIGRTDLYKGDYETLVDSILDKLFTLEEDLPLFPGHGPYTTVEDEQLNPYLHG from the coding sequence ATGAAAATATCAAGTTTAACTTTAGGATTGGTCGATACAAATGCTTATTTTATAGAAAATGAGACAAATGTACTTTTAGTTGATCCTGCAAGTGATAGCGACTTGATTATTAAAAAATTAAATCAAATTAATAAGCCATTATCTGCAATTTTATTAACGCATGCACATTTTGACCATATAGGTGCATTAGATGCTATTGTAGAAAAGTATCAAGTACCCGTGTACATGCATAAAGCAGAATTTGATTTTTTAACAGATACTCAAAAAAACGGTTCAGAAAAATTCAAACAATATGGCCTTCCACAAGTTATTAGTTCAGTGACACCACAATCATTAACTGAAGGCCAGACAAATATTGCTAACTTTGAGTTCAATGTCCTGCATATGCCAGGTCATTCACCAGGTAGTTTAACTTTTGTATTTAAAGATTTTGCAGTTGTAGGAGACACCTTGTTTAAACAAGGTATCGGTAGAACGGATTTATATAAAGGAGATTATGAAACTTTAGTAGATTCGATACTTGATAAATTATTTACGCTTGAAGAGGACCTACCATTATTCCCTGGACATGGACCATATACAACTGTTGAAGATGAACAACTTAACCCATATTTGCATGGGTGA
- a CDS encoding glucokinase, whose protein sequence is MNKIILAADIGGTTCKLGCFDENLNRISKWSINTDTSDTTGYQLLKNIYNAFVAYIDQSDYTFSDVIGVGIGVPGPVNFETGEVNGAVNLYWTEPVNVRNIFKQFVDCPVYVDNDANVAALGEKHKGAGNGVDDVVAITLGTGLGGGIISNGEIVHGHNGSGAEIGHFRVDHDQRFKCNCGKSGCIETVASATGVVNLVNFYYPKLTFKSSILQLIKENNVTAKAVFDAAKAGDQFCIFITERVANYIAYLCSILSVTSNPKYIVLGGGMSTAGLILIENIKTEYHNLTFTPAQKDTEIVQAQLGNDAGITGAAGLIYTYVIEKEGAK, encoded by the coding sequence ATGAATAAAATCATACTAGCAGCAGATATAGGTGGTACAACTTGTAAATTAGGTTGTTTTGATGAAAATTTAAATCGTATTTCAAAATGGTCAATTAACACGGATACATCAGATACAACGGGTTATCAATTGTTGAAAAATATTTATAATGCTTTTGTCGCATATATTGATCAATCTGATTATACTTTTTCTGATGTTATCGGTGTTGGTATAGGAGTTCCTGGTCCTGTTAATTTTGAAACGGGTGAAGTTAACGGTGCAGTCAATTTATATTGGACGGAACCAGTAAATGTTAGGAATATTTTCAAACAATTTGTTGATTGTCCAGTTTATGTTGATAATGACGCTAACGTAGCTGCACTAGGAGAGAAACATAAAGGTGCAGGTAATGGTGTTGATGATGTAGTTGCAATTACACTTGGCACAGGACTTGGCGGAGGTATTATTTCGAATGGCGAAATCGTACATGGACACAATGGTTCAGGAGCTGAAATTGGTCATTTCCGAGTAGACCATGACCAACGTTTTAAATGTAATTGTGGTAAATCGGGTTGTATTGAAACAGTTGCATCTGCTACAGGCGTAGTTAATCTTGTTAACTTTTATTATCCAAAATTAACTTTTAAGTCATCTATACTCCAATTAATAAAAGAAAATAATGTAACTGCAAAAGCTGTTTTTGATGCGGCGAAAGCAGGAGATCAATTCTGCATATTTATCACAGAACGCGTTGCTAATTATATTGCTTATTTATGTAGTATTTTAAGTGTAACGAGTAACCCTAAATACATTGTTTTAGGTGGTGGTATGTCAACTGCGGGACTTATTTTGATTGAAAACATTAAAACGGAATATCATAATTTAACTTTCACTCCAGCACAGAAAGATACTGAAATCGTACAAGCGCAACTTGGCAATGATGCAGGCATTACAGGTGCTGCAGGTTTAATATATACTTATGTAATTGAAAAGGAAGGTGCAAAATAA
- a CDS encoding YqgQ family protein, with product MIQKINSFYDVQQLLKKFGFIIYFKDKVDMYEMMEQEIKSLYDYNLISKDEYLKCRLIISQRRSK from the coding sequence GTGATTCAGAAAATTAATTCATTTTACGATGTTCAGCAACTTTTAAAAAAATTCGGCTTTATTATATACTTTAAAGATAAAGTGGATATGTATGAAATGATGGAACAAGAGATAAAATCTTTATATGATTATAATCTTATATCAAAAGATGAATATTTAAAATGCAGATTAATCATTAGTCAGAGAAGGAGTAAGTAA
- a CDS encoding rhomboid family intramembrane serine protease, with the protein MITEKHYWKCIYTWIKYLNYHVVHKNQETNEVWLANQRKRSIVIFKYGANSTQEVRFDKSRIQENQQDISTFLGFEPNNYELFIFTDKHFTDENLNENHPVKFKVKIIREVDHMERLIPNVFIKQLYKRNTKQTKGYYKQRALNTNPIEKHMLKFSPVTYALIILNVVIWLFMVLFLNRSSDLKLLDIGGLVHFNVVHGEWYRLITSIFLHYNFEHILMNMLSLFIFGKIVESIVGHWRMFVIYLVAGLFGNFASLSFNTDTVSVGASGAIFGLIGAIFTFMYIGKQFNRKLIGQLLIVLVIMIGLSLFMQNINIVAHIGGFIGGLLITLMGYYFKTNKTRFWIILITILVLFLAAQVRIFTIKEDNIYNNIITKEMKQGNYDEAKNMVQRTINKSYADDETYYLSGLIKTTQNSKAEGIAFWERGLRYFPNSGILNYQLAIANRSLDNNDKAKKYIKNALKANPNNRDYINLNKELSDNSDSEN; encoded by the coding sequence ATGATTACAGAAAAGCATTATTGGAAGTGTATTTACACTTGGATTAAATATCTAAATTATCATGTTGTACATAAAAATCAAGAAACTAACGAAGTTTGGTTAGCGAATCAACGTAAGCGTAGTATCGTTATTTTCAAATATGGAGCAAATTCAACCCAAGAAGTGAGATTTGATAAAAGCAGAATCCAAGAAAATCAGCAAGATATCAGTACTTTTCTAGGTTTTGAACCTAATAATTATGAATTGTTTATTTTTACTGATAAGCATTTTACAGATGAAAATTTAAATGAAAATCATCCAGTAAAATTTAAGGTCAAGATAATTAGAGAAGTAGATCATATGGAACGCTTGATCCCTAATGTCTTTATCAAACAATTATATAAAAGAAATACAAAGCAAACAAAAGGGTATTATAAACAGCGTGCTTTAAATACGAATCCAATTGAAAAACACATGTTGAAGTTTTCACCAGTGACCTATGCTTTAATCATATTAAATGTTGTGATTTGGTTATTTATGGTATTGTTTTTAAATCGTTCCTCAGATTTAAAGCTTTTAGATATTGGTGGATTAGTGCATTTTAATGTTGTTCATGGTGAATGGTATCGTTTGATAACATCTATATTTTTACATTATAATTTTGAACATATATTAATGAATATGTTGAGTTTATTCATATTTGGTAAAATAGTTGAATCAATTGTAGGTCATTGGCGTATGTTCGTTATCTATTTGGTAGCTGGTTTATTTGGTAACTTTGCTTCTTTATCTTTTAATACTGATACCGTTTCGGTAGGAGCTAGCGGTGCGATTTTTGGCCTTATTGGTGCAATTTTCACATTTATGTATATAGGCAAACAATTTAATCGTAAGCTTATCGGTCAATTATTAATTGTACTTGTCATTATGATTGGTTTATCTTTATTTATGCAAAATATAAATATCGTGGCCCATATTGGTGGATTTATTGGCGGATTATTGATTACATTAATGGGATATTATTTCAAAACGAATAAAACACGTTTTTGGATTATTTTAATTACTATTCTTGTTTTATTTTTAGCTGCTCAGGTTAGAATTTTCACCATTAAGGAAGATAATATCTATAACAACATTATTACTAAAGAAATGAAACAAGGTAATTATGATGAAGCGAAAAATATGGTTCAACGTACAATCAATAAAAGCTATGCAGATGATGAAACATATTATTTAAGTGGATTGATTAAAACAACACAAAATTCTAAAGCTGAGGGCATCGCATTTTGGGAACGTGGCTTACGATATTTCCCTAATTCAGGTATCTTAAATTACCAACTCGCAATTGCAAATAGATCATTGGATAATAATGATAAAGCTAAAAAGTATATCAAAAATGCATTAAAAGCTAATCCAAATAATAGAGATTATATTAATTTAAATAAAGAATTGAGCGATAATAGTGATTCAGAAAATTAA
- the comGD gene encoding competence type IV pilus minor pilin ComGD, whose amino-acid sequence MVKLLQIKSAFTYIEMLFVVCIISLLLYFQLFNISAFDTNNNKIEQRKINNLIMQFNYIKSKAIKDNQSITLVFNDYSNKIIINEQFPSNKSAKAIILPLNSFIHPRTNLKFITFNKIGETNKFGSVYLKTNKNLYKIIFHIEKGRIRYEKI is encoded by the coding sequence ATGGTGAAGCTGTTGCAAATTAAAAGCGCATTTACTTATATAGAAATGCTTTTTGTGGTCTGTATTATTAGTTTACTCTTATATTTCCAACTATTTAATATCAGTGCTTTCGATACTAATAATAACAAAATAGAACAGCGTAAAATTAATAATTTAATTATGCAATTCAACTATATTAAATCTAAAGCGATTAAAGATAACCAATCAATTACACTGGTCTTTAATGATTACTCTAATAAAATTATTATTAATGAACAATTCCCCTCTAATAAAAGCGCCAAAGCAATAATACTCCCTTTAAATAGCTTTATACATCCAAGAACAAATTTGAAATTTATAACATTTAATAAAATTGGAGAAACAAACAAATTTGGAAGTGTCTACCTAAAAACGAATAAAAATCTTTATAAAATCATATTTCATATTGAAAAAGGACGTATTAGATATGAGAAAATTTAA
- the comGA gene encoding competence type IV pilus ATPase ComGA, producing the protein MKLLFNNILKKAISTKATDVHFIPSNDKIYIKFRVQDTLAPIESIQQHIYLKLLTYMKYQAGLDVSKHNVAQSGRYTYKFKQIYFLRISTLPLSLGIESCVIRIVPQYFQKGSDTSNLGTLYKLMNKKQGLILLSGPTGSGKSTLMYQMVMHAKEQLDLNIITVEDPVEQLVSGITQVSINEKAGINYANTFKAILRCDPDIILIGEIRDAIIAKQVMHASLSGHLVLTTIHANNCKGALLRLKEMGLTMQEMKQALLTVLNQRLITTYNNQRKLVYEQLTKAQINHLIDNDYTLPSSFSNLSTQLTQLAKAGVICEETMERYI; encoded by the coding sequence TTGAAACTTTTATTTAATAATATACTTAAAAAAGCGATTAGTACAAAGGCCACTGATGTGCACTTTATTCCTTCAAATGACAAAATATATATTAAATTCAGAGTTCAAGATACGCTTGCACCAATTGAATCCATACAGCAACATATTTATTTGAAATTATTAACCTATATGAAATATCAAGCTGGTTTAGATGTGTCTAAACATAATGTTGCTCAAAGTGGTAGATATACTTACAAATTCAAGCAAATTTACTTTTTAAGAATATCCACGCTACCTTTATCTCTGGGAATAGAAAGTTGTGTTATCAGAATTGTTCCACAGTATTTTCAAAAAGGAAGTGATACAAGTAATTTAGGTACATTATATAAATTAATGAATAAAAAACAGGGGCTTATATTATTAAGTGGACCCACTGGTTCCGGAAAAAGCACTTTAATGTATCAAATGGTCATGCATGCAAAAGAGCAGTTAGATTTAAATATCATAACAGTTGAAGATCCAGTGGAGCAGCTAGTATCTGGAATTACACAAGTATCGATTAATGAAAAAGCAGGTATCAATTATGCAAATACTTTTAAAGCGATTTTAAGATGTGATCCTGACATTATTTTGATTGGTGAAATTAGAGATGCCATAATAGCTAAACAAGTAATGCATGCGAGTCTAAGTGGTCATTTAGTATTAACAACAATTCACGCTAATAACTGTAAAGGCGCATTATTAAGGCTTAAAGAAATGGGACTAACGATGCAAGAAATGAAACAAGCTTTATTAACCGTTTTAAACCAAAGACTAATTACGACTTATAATAATCAAAGAAAACTTGTATATGAACAACTTACTAAAGCACAAATAAATCATTTAATAGACAATGACTATACATTACCTAGTTCATTTTCTAATTTGTCTACTCAATTAACTCAATTAGCCAAAGCAGGTGTTATTTGTGAGGAAACTATGGAGCGCTATATTTAA
- the comGF gene encoding competence type IV pilus minor pilin ComGF: protein MKNVSSNKFRAFTYIEVLFALFITILIFSILPALIRTTGTINEQIMNAQEVDLAFFSRDLTQDLIKENAYVLKNQSDEHHIVIRNKQRNIIYEFKNNKLIKTLDGKGNITTLHNVVSAKFKIVNDKSVVINFKIFEKGIYYEKKIVF, encoded by the coding sequence ATGAAAAATGTTTCTTCAAATAAATTTAGAGCTTTTACATATATAGAAGTCTTGTTTGCACTTTTTATAACTATACTCATTTTTTCAATATTACCCGCATTAATTAGAACGACAGGCACCATCAATGAGCAAATTATGAATGCTCAAGAAGTAGATTTGGCATTTTTCTCAAGAGATTTGACACAAGATTTAATTAAAGAAAATGCTTATGTTCTTAAAAATCAATCCGATGAACACCATATTGTAATTAGAAATAAACAGAGAAACATCATTTATGAATTTAAAAATAACAAATTAATTAAAACGTTAGATGGAAAAGGAAACATTACTACATTACATAATGTTGTTAGTGCAAAGTTCAAAATTGTTAATGATAAATCTGTAGTAATTAATTTTAAAATTTTTGAGAAAGGTATTTATTATGAAAAGAAAATTGTTTTCTAA
- a CDS encoding MTH1187 family thiamine-binding protein, whose translation MAIVDVVVIPVGTEGPSVSKYIAEIQTKLKEYKNQGKIDYQLTPMNTLIEGDLKDLFEVVQAIHELPFDKGLDRVCTNIRIDDRRDKSRKMNDKLKSVENHLNNGGQA comes from the coding sequence ATGGCAATTGTAGATGTAGTCGTTATACCAGTTGGTACAGAAGGGCCAAGTGTAAGTAAATATATTGCTGAAATACAAACGAAATTAAAAGAGTATAAAAATCAAGGGAAAATAGATTATCAACTGACACCTATGAATACTTTAATTGAAGGTGACTTGAAAGATCTATTCGAAGTTGTGCAAGCAATTCATGAGTTACCTTTTGACAAAGGATTAGATCGTGTTTGTACAAATATTAGAATTGATGATAGAAGAGATAAATCACGTAAAATGAATGATAAACTAAAATCTGTGGAAAACCATTTGAATAATGGAGGGCAAGCATAA
- the comGB gene encoding competence type IV pilus assembly protein ComGB encodes MRKLWSAIFKFKNIFNLSEKNKITLLIKLKDLLDRGYTLSEACLFLIQYTNIKNRQLKLQIETELNNGAGCAKILRLLNYPKSIVTLINFAEIFGDLTITLPHAYEYLVKNYKSKQRFLKTIQYPALLLIVFLIMLIILNHTIIPEFQNLYSSMDVSISPLQLYLSLFITNLPSYFLYSSIIFILIILGIFIIYRKSSIEIKHKILLSIPIISKFFKYYKTFCLASELSLFYKNGITLQKIVEIYAKQQDEYLIFLANEISKGIQQGLNLSEVLKHLQCFEKNLIIFVEEGEKKGRLEIEMKLYSEMILSQIEQLIHLIIKFIQPIVFSLIAILIVSLYLVIMLPMFDLMQTIK; translated from the coding sequence GTGAGGAAACTATGGAGCGCTATATTTAAATTTAAAAATATTTTCAATTTATCAGAAAAAAACAAAATAACGTTATTGATAAAATTAAAAGATTTGTTAGACCGCGGTTATACGCTAAGTGAAGCATGTCTTTTTTTAATTCAATATACAAACATTAAAAATCGCCAATTAAAGTTGCAAATTGAAACAGAATTAAATAATGGTGCTGGCTGCGCAAAAATATTAAGGTTACTAAATTATCCTAAATCCATCGTAACGTTAATCAATTTTGCAGAAATATTTGGAGATTTAACTATTACTTTGCCACACGCTTATGAATATTTAGTAAAAAACTATAAATCGAAGCAACGCTTTTTAAAAACAATACAATACCCCGCGTTGTTACTTATCGTTTTTTTGATAATGTTAATTATTTTAAACCATACAATCATCCCCGAGTTTCAAAATTTATATAGTAGTATGGATGTAAGTATTTCCCCATTACAACTCTATCTATCTTTATTCATCACAAACCTCCCATCGTATTTCCTATATAGTTCAATAATTTTTATACTAATCATTTTAGGTATTTTCATCATATATAGAAAGTCATCTATAGAAATAAAGCATAAAATCCTCTTATCAATACCCATTATTTCGAAATTTTTCAAGTATTATAAAACATTTTGCTTAGCTTCTGAATTATCTTTATTTTATAAAAATGGTATAACTTTACAAAAGATTGTTGAAATATACGCTAAACAGCAAGATGAATATTTAATATTTTTAGCAAATGAAATTTCAAAAGGGATACAACAAGGATTAAATTTAAGTGAAGTATTAAAGCATTTACAGTGTTTTGAAAAAAATTTGATTATTTTTGTTGAAGAAGGTGAGAAAAAAGGGAGGCTAGAGATAGAAATGAAACTATATAGTGAAATGATACTGTCTCAAATAGAACAGTTGATTCATTTAATCATAAAGTTCATACAACCTATTGTTTTCTCTTTAATTGCTATATTAATAGTGTCATTATATCTAGTTATTATGTTGCCTATGTTTGATTTAATGCAAACAATTAAATAA
- the comGC gene encoding competence type IV pilus major pilin ComGC produces the protein MKKLKINRNAFTLIEMLLVLLIISLLLILIIPNIAKQSSHLQNTGCEAQLKMIDSQIEAYALKFNKKPSSIEDLVTEGYIKENQKSCKSGAAITINNGEAVAN, from the coding sequence ATGAAAAAACTAAAAATTAATAGAAATGCTTTTACATTAATAGAAATGTTACTTGTATTATTAATAATTAGCTTATTATTAATATTAATTATACCCAATATAGCTAAACAATCGTCTCATTTGCAAAATACTGGATGTGAGGCACAACTTAAAATGATTGATAGCCAAATTGAAGCGTATGCTTTAAAGTTTAATAAAAAGCCATCGTCTATAGAAGACTTAGTTACAGAAGGATACATTAAAGAAAATCAAAAGTCATGTAAATCTGGTGCAGCCATCACTATTAACAATGGTGAAGCTGTTGCAAATTAA
- a CDS encoding shikimate kinase, protein MGTGKTTLGQFLASNNQLSYIDLDEHIAIQENKSIPEIFEAIGEQGFRKLENEYLQECVQRYDIISTGGGIIEGDESFRILKEQPKVIWLDCDIEILYKRIKNDSNRPNANNKSLFELKSLYSSRVSRYNEIAFIKVNSSQSLSDLQNDIMEAIVCE, encoded by the coding sequence ATGGGAACAGGTAAGACAACTTTGGGTCAATTTCTAGCAAGTAATAATCAACTCTCCTATATTGACTTAGATGAACATATAGCAATACAGGAAAATAAATCTATCCCTGAAATTTTCGAAGCCATTGGTGAGCAAGGATTTAGAAAATTAGAAAATGAATATCTACAAGAATGTGTTCAACGTTATGATATCATTTCAACCGGCGGTGGTATAATAGAAGGCGATGAATCATTCCGAATATTAAAAGAACAGCCAAAAGTAATCTGGTTAGATTGTGATATAGAAATTCTTTACAAAAGAATTAAAAATGACAGCAATAGACCAAATGCAAATAATAAATCGTTATTTGAATTAAAAAGCTTGTATTCATCTAGGGTTTCAAGATATAATGAAATCGCATTCATAAAAGTAAATAGTAGTCAATCTCTTTCAGATTTACAAAATGATATCATGGAAGCGATTGTTTGCGAATGA
- the rpmG gene encoding 50S ribosomal protein L33: MRVNVTLACTECGERNYITTKNKRTNPERIEMKKHCARDNKHTMHRETK, encoded by the coding sequence ATGCGCGTAAACGTAACTCTAGCTTGTACAGAATGTGGAGAAAGAAACTACATCACTACAAAAAATAAACGTACTAATCCTGAACGTATAGAAATGAAAAAACACTGTGCACGTGATAACAAGCACACTATGCACCGTGAAACAAAATAA